A window from Pan paniscus chromosome 14, NHGRI_mPanPan1-v2.0_pri, whole genome shotgun sequence encodes these proteins:
- the PCDH20 gene encoding protocadherin-20: MRGRGNARSSRALGVSWCPATWHPRLDMGRLHRPRSSTSYRNLPHLFLFFLFVGPFSCLGSYSRATELLYSLNEGLPAGVLIGSLAEDLRLLPRSAGRPDPQSQLPERTGAEWNPPLSFSLASRGLSGQYVTLDNRSGELHTSAQEIDREALCVEGGGGTAWSGSVSISSSPSDSCLLLLDVLVLPQEYFRFVKVKIAIRDINDNAPQFPVSQISVWVPENAPVNTRLAIEHPAVDPDIGINGVQTYRLLDYHGMFTLDVEENENGERTPYLIVMGTLDRETQDQYVSIIIAEDGGSPPLLGSATLTIGISDINDNCPLFTDSQINVTVYGNATVGTPIAAVQAVDKDLGTNAQITYSYSQKVPQASKDLFHLDENTGVIKLFSKIGGSVLQSHKLTILANGPGCIPAVITALVSIIKVIFRPPEIVPRYIANEIDGVVYLKELEPVNTPIAFFTIRDPEGKYKVNCYLDGEGPFRLSPYKPYNNEYLLETAKPMDYELQQFYEVAVVAWNSEGFHVKRVIKVQLLDDNDNAPIFLQPLIELTIEENNTPNAFLTKLYATDADSEERGQVSYFLGPDAPSYFSLDSVTGILTVSTQLDREEKEKYRYTVRAVDCGKPPRESVATVALTVLDKNDNSPRFINKDFSFFVPENFPGYGEIGVISVTDADAGRNGWVALSVVNQSDIFVIDTGKGMLRAKVSLDREQQSSYTLWVEAVDGGEPALSSTAKITILLLDINDNPPLVLFPQSNMSYLLVLPSTLPGSPVTEVYAVDKDTGMNAVIAYSIIGRRGPRPESFRIDPKTGNITLEEALLQTDYGLHRLLVKVSDHGYPEPLHSTVMVNLFVNDTVSNESYIESLLRKEPEINIEEKEPQISIEPTHRKVESVSCMPTLVALSVISLGSITLVTGMGIYICLRKGEKHPREDENLEVQIPLKGKIDLHMRERKPMDISNI; the protein is encoded by the exons ATGCGCGGCCGAGGGAATGCGCGCAGCTCACGGGCCCTGGGAGTGAGCTGGTGCCCGGCGACCTGGCACCCGCGCCTGGATATGGGGCGTCTACATCGTCCCAGGAGCAGCACCAGCTACAGGAACCTGCCG catctgtttctgtttttcctcttCGTGGGACCCTTCAGCTGCCTCGGGAGTTACAGCCGGGCCACCGAGCTTCTGTACAGCCTAAACGAGGGACTGCCCGCGGGGGTGCTCATCGGCAGCCTGGCCGAGGACCTGCGGCTGCTGCCCAGGTCTGCAGGGAGGCCGGACCCGCAGTCGCAGCTGCCAGAGCGCACTGGTGCTGAGTGGAACCCCCCTCTCTCCTTCAGCCTGGCCTCCCGGGGACTGAGTGGCCAGTACGTGACCCTAGACAACCGCTCTGGGGAGCTGCACACTTCAGCTCAGGAGATCGACAGGGAGGCCCTGTGTGTTGAAGGGGGCGGAGGGACTGCGTGGAGCGGCAGCGTTtccatctcctcctctccttctgacTCTTGTCTTTTGCTGCTGGATGTGCTTGTCCTGCCTCAGGAATACTTCAGGTTTGTGAAGGTGAAGATCGCCATCAGAGACATCAATGACAACGCCCCGCAGTTCCCTGTTTCCCAGATCTCGGTGTGGGTCCCGGAAAATGCACCTGTAAACACCCGACTGGCCATAGAGCATCCTGCTGTGGACCCAGATATAGGCATTAATGGGGTACAGACCTATCGCTTACTGGACTACCATGGTATGTTCACCCTGGACGTGGAGGAGAATGAGAATGGGGAGCGCACCCCCTACCTAATTGTCATGGGTACTTTGGACAGAGAAACCCAGGACCAGTATGTGAGCATCATCATAGCTGAGGATGGTGGGTCTCCACCACTTTTGGGCAGTGCCACTCTCACCATTGGCATCAGTGACATTAATGACAATTGCCCTCTCTTCACAGACTCACAAATCAATGTCACTGTGTATGGGAATGCTACAGTGGGCACCCCAATTGCAGCTGTCCAGGCTGTGGATAAAGACTTGGGGACCAATGCTCAAATTACTTATTCTTACAGTCAGAAAGTCCCACAAGCATCTAAGGATTTATTTCACCTGGATGAAAACACTGGCGTCATTAAACTTTTCAGTAAGATTGGAGGAAGTGTTCTGCAGTCCCACAAGCTCACCATCCTTGCTAATGGACCAGGCTGCATCCCTGCTGTAATCACTGCTCTTGTGTCCATTATTAAAGTTATTTTCAGACCCCCTGAAATTGTCCCTCGTTACATAGCAAACGAGATAGATGgtgttgtttatctgaaagaaCTGGAACCCGTTAACACTCCCATTGCGTTTTTCACCATAAGAGATCCAGAAGGTAAATACAAGGTTAACTGCTACCTGGATGGTGAAGGGCCGTTTAGGTTATCACCCTACAAACCATACAATAATGAATATTTACTAGAGACCGCAAAACCTATGGACTATGAGCTACAGCAGTTCTATGAAGTAGCTGTGGTGGCTTGGAACTCTGAGGGATTTCATGTCAAAAGGGTCATTAAAGTGCAACTTTTAGATGACAATGATAATGCTCCAATTTTCCTTCAACCCTTAATAGAACTAACCATCGAAGAGAACAACACACCCAATGCCTTTTTGACTAAGCTGTATGCTACAGATGCCGACAGCGAGGAGAGAGGCCAAGTTTCATATTTTCTGGGACCTGATGCTCCATCATATTTTTCCTTAGACAGTGTCACAGGAATTCTGACAGTTTCTACTCAGCTGGAccgagaagagaaagaaaagtacagaTACACTGTCAGAGCTGTTGACTGTGGGAAGCCACCCAGAGAATCAGTAGCCACTGTGGCCCTCACAGTGTTGGATAAAAATGACAACAGTCCTCGGTTTATCAACAAGGACTTCAGCTTTTTTGTGCCTGAAAACTTTCCAGGCTATGGTGAGATTGGAGTAATTAGTGTAACAGATGCTGATGCTGGACGAAATGGATGGGTCGCCCTCTCTGTGGTGAACCAGAGTGATATTTTTGTCATAGATACAGGAAAGGGTATGCTGAGGGCTAAAGTCTCTTTGGACAGAGAGCAGCAAAGCTCCTATACTTTGTGGGTTGAAGCTGTTGATGGGGGTGAGCCTGCCCTCTCCTCTACAGCAAAAATCACAATTCTCCTTCTAGATATCAATGACAACCCTCCTCTTGTTTTGTTTCCTCAGTCTAATATGTCTTATCTGTTAGTACTGCCTTCTACTCTCCCAGGCTCCCCGGTTACAGAAGTCTATGCTGTCGACAAAGACACAGGCATGAATGCTGTCATAGCTTACAGCATCATAGGGAGAAGAGGTCCTAGGCCTGAGTCCTTCAGGATTGACCCTAAAACTGGCAACATTACTTTGGAAGAGGCATTGCTGCAGACAGATTATGGGCTCCATCGCTTACTGGTGAAAGTGAGTGATCATGGTTATCCCGAGCCTCTCCACTCCACAGTCATGGTGAACCTATTTGTCAATGACACTGTCAGTAATGAGAGTTACATTGAGAGTCTTTTAAGAAAAGAACCAGAGATTAATATAGAGGAGAAAGAACCACAAATCTCAATAGAACCGACTCATAGGAAGGTAGAATCTGTGTCTTGTATGCCCACCTTAGTAGCTCTGTCTGTAATAAGCTTGGGTTCCATTACACTGGTCACAGGGATGGGCATATACATCTGTTTAAGGAAAGGGGAAAAGCATCCCAGGGAAGATGAAAATTTGGAAGTACAGATTCCACTGAAAGGAAAAATTGACTTGCATATGCGAGAGAGAAAGCCAATGGATATTTctaatatttga